The following proteins come from a genomic window of Mammaliicoccus sp. Marseille-Q6498:
- a CDS encoding sugar ABC transporter ATP-binding protein yields the protein MLEMSNIHKAFGQNKVLEGVNFHLKEASVHALMGENGAGKSTLMKILVGIHERDKGEIKYQNKDIAYKDAKESEEAGLTFIHQELNIWPELTVLENLFIGNEIRNKFGILNEKQMKKEAVKVLDKLNFNIPLKKNAGKCSIGEQQMIEIAKALMTNAKVIIMDEPTAALTDKEITQLFKLIKDLQKQGVAFVYISHRMAEIFEISDEITVMRDGKTVLYKETKATNYDEIVKSMVGRDLTEQFPERSVKPGEIMLEVKSLNNDDHQIKDISFSLKKGEILGFSGLMGAGRTEIMRSLFGIDKGHKEITINGKRVSINSPEDAMKNGLGLITENRKDEGLILDFSIEDNVVLPSLKSFANYGFIKEQSTHLFTDQISKRLNIKTNRKAPVSSLSGGNQQKVVLAKWIGTGAQILILDEPTRGIDVGAKREIYQLMNELTERGVSIIMISSELPEVIGMSDRVIVVQEGNIKGEVEGERITEENIMTLATGGELHATNHS from the coding sequence ATGTTAGAAATGTCGAATATTCATAAAGCTTTTGGACAGAACAAAGTTTTAGAAGGCGTGAATTTTCATTTAAAAGAAGCTTCTGTACATGCCTTAATGGGTGAAAATGGTGCTGGTAAGTCTACATTAATGAAAATTTTAGTTGGTATTCATGAGCGAGATAAAGGGGAAATAAAGTATCAAAATAAAGATATCGCTTATAAAGACGCTAAAGAGTCTGAAGAAGCGGGATTAACTTTCATACACCAAGAATTAAATATATGGCCAGAACTGACAGTGCTAGAAAATTTGTTTATCGGTAATGAAATTCGAAATAAATTTGGGATACTCAATGAAAAACAAATGAAAAAAGAAGCGGTAAAAGTACTGGATAAATTAAACTTTAATATTCCTTTAAAAAAGAATGCTGGTAAATGTTCAATTGGTGAACAACAAATGATAGAAATTGCGAAAGCTTTAATGACAAATGCGAAAGTCATTATTATGGATGAGCCAACTGCAGCATTAACTGATAAAGAAATCACACAATTATTTAAACTAATTAAGGATTTACAAAAGCAAGGTGTCGCTTTTGTTTATATTTCACATAGAATGGCAGAAATATTTGAAATATCAGATGAAATAACTGTAATGAGAGACGGCAAAACAGTGTTATACAAAGAAACGAAGGCTACAAATTATGATGAAATCGTTAAATCAATGGTAGGTCGAGACTTAACTGAACAATTCCCAGAAAGATCCGTGAAACCTGGAGAAATCATGTTGGAAGTGAAATCTTTAAATAATGATGATCATCAAATTAAAGATATCTCATTCTCATTAAAAAAAGGTGAAATACTTGGATTCAGTGGTTTAATGGGTGCCGGTAGAACTGAAATTATGAGAAGTTTGTTCGGTATAGATAAAGGTCATAAAGAAATCACGATAAATGGAAAGCGCGTCTCAATAAACTCGCCTGAAGATGCAATGAAAAATGGTTTAGGTCTTATTACTGAAAATAGAAAAGACGAAGGGCTTATTTTAGATTTTTCAATTGAAGATAATGTCGTCCTTCCATCGTTAAAAAGTTTTGCAAATTATGGCTTTATTAAAGAACAGTCTACACATTTATTTACAGATCAAATCAGCAAGCGATTAAACATTAAAACGAATAGAAAAGCACCTGTTTCTTCATTATCAGGTGGGAATCAACAGAAAGTCGTTTTAGCTAAATGGATTGGAACAGGTGCTCAAATTTTGATTTTAGATGAACCTACAAGAGGTATAGATGTTGGTGCTAAAAGAGAAATTTATCAATTGATGAATGAACTTACTGAACGTGGTGTATCTATAATTATGATCTCTTCAGAATTGCCTGAAGTCATTGGGATGAGTGATCGCGTCATTGTTGTTCAAGAAGGCAACATTAAAGGAGAAGTTGAAGGCGAACGTATTACAGAAGAAAATATTATGACATTAGCTACAGGAGGGGAATTACATGCAACAAATCACAGCTAA
- a CDS encoding D-ribose ABC transporter substrate-binding protein — protein MKKFLILLITAMLFMSACSLESPLKKENSGKTNKKKSEITIGVSVSTLNNPFFVSIKEGIQKEAKKQGMKVKVVDARDDSAKQTNDIEDLVQQHVDYLIVNPTDSSAISSAVQSANNEGIPVITLDRSVDKGDVATFIASDNIEGGKMGGKFILDKLGKNAKVAELEGVPGASATRERGKGFHDVADKSLKVIAKQSAKFDRAEGLNVTQNILQAHPDVEAIFSHNDEMALGALEAIGDKNIIVVGFDGNDDAMKAIKSGKLDATVAQQPDKMGKASVESILKLMDGKKLEKELKIPLKLEKAKK, from the coding sequence ATGAAGAAATTTTTAATCCTTTTAATAACAGCCATGTTATTTATGTCAGCATGTTCTTTAGAGTCGCCTTTGAAAAAAGAAAATTCAGGTAAAACAAATAAAAAGAAATCTGAAATAACAATCGGCGTAAGTGTATCAACATTAAACAATCCATTTTTTGTATCCATTAAAGAAGGCATACAAAAAGAAGCGAAAAAACAAGGTATGAAAGTTAAAGTAGTAGATGCAAGAGATGATTCAGCTAAACAAACGAATGATATTGAAGATCTTGTACAACAACACGTTGACTACTTAATCGTCAATCCAACTGACTCTAGTGCGATATCAAGTGCTGTTCAGTCAGCAAATAATGAAGGCATTCCAGTCATTACATTAGATAGATCAGTCGATAAAGGAGACGTCGCAACATTTATCGCTTCAGATAATATTGAAGGTGGTAAAATGGGCGGTAAATTTATTCTCGATAAACTAGGTAAGAACGCTAAAGTCGCTGAATTAGAAGGTGTACCAGGAGCGAGTGCCACTAGAGAACGAGGTAAAGGATTCCATGATGTAGCAGATAAATCACTAAAAGTTATAGCAAAACAAAGTGCCAAATTTGATAGAGCAGAAGGGTTAAACGTTACACAAAATATTTTACAAGCCCACCCTGATGTAGAAGCTATCTTCTCACATAATGATGAAATGGCATTAGGTGCTTTAGAAGCAATTGGAGATAAAAATATTATCGTAGTTGGATTCGATGGTAACGATGATGCAATGAAAGCAATAAAAAGTGGTAAGCTAGACGCCACAGTTGCCCAACAACCAGATAAAATGGGGAAAGCATCAGTAGAATCTATACTTAAATTAATGGATGGTAAAAAGTTAGAAAAAGAACTTAAAATACCACTCAAACTAGAAAAAGCTAAAAAATAA
- the deoD gene encoding purine-nucleoside phosphorylase, whose protein sequence is MTQGTPHIQPNGVKIAKTVLMPGDPLRAKFIAENFLENVEQFNEVRNMLGYTGTYKGKEVSVMGSGMGIASIGIYSYELYNFFDVETIIRIGSCGAMQENINLYDIIIAQGASTNSRYVDQFNVPGYFAPIADFGLVSNAKTKADEIGATTHVGNIFSSDIFYNADTEVTSKWARLGVLGVEMESAGLYVNAAAAGKKALGIFTVSDHLLRDEATTAEERQNSFTQMMEIALEIAE, encoded by the coding sequence ATGACTCAAGGGACACCGCATATTCAACCGAATGGTGTAAAAATTGCTAAGACAGTACTAATGCCGGGGGATCCATTACGTGCTAAATTTATTGCAGAAAATTTCTTAGAAAATGTAGAGCAATTTAATGAAGTAAGAAATATGTTAGGTTATACAGGTACATACAAAGGTAAAGAAGTTTCCGTTATGGGTTCAGGAATGGGTATTGCATCAATCGGTATCTATTCATATGAACTTTATAATTTCTTCGATGTAGAAACAATTATTCGAATCGGTTCTTGTGGTGCTATGCAAGAAAATATCAATTTATACGATATCATCATTGCACAAGGCGCTTCTACAAACTCTCGTTACGTTGATCAATTTAACGTACCAGGCTATTTCGCTCCAATCGCAGACTTCGGTTTAGTATCAAATGCTAAAACAAAAGCTGATGAAATTGGCGCTACAACACACGTAGGAAATATATTCTCAAGTGATATTTTCTATAACGCTGATACAGAAGTAACAAGTAAATGGGCTCGATTAGGCGTTTTAGGAGTTGAAATGGAATCAGCTGGATTATACGTTAACGCTGCTGCAGCTGGTAAAAAAGCACTCGGTATCTTCACAGTAAGTGACCACTTATTAAGAGACGAAGCAACAACAGCTGAAGAAAGACAAAATTCATTTACACAAATGATGGAAATCGCATTAGAAATAGCTGAATAA
- a CDS encoding pyrimidine-nucleoside phosphorylase, with amino-acid sequence MRMVDIIAKKRDGKELTKEEIEFFVKGYTSGDIPDYQASSFAMAIYFQDMTDNERAYLTMAMVESGDQIDLSDIEGIKVDKHSTGGVGDTTTLVLAPLVAALDVPVAKMSGRGLGHTGGTIDKLEAVEGFHVEITEQEFINLVNKDKVAVIGQTGNLTPADKKLYGLRDVTGTVNSIPLIASSIMSKKIAAGADAIVLDVKTGAGAFMKTIEDSELLAHAMVKIGNNVGRNTMAIISDMSQPLGRAIGNGLEVKEAIETLKGEGPEDLTELVLTLGSQMVVLAKKAETLDEAREKLQEVIQNGKALEKFKVFLENQGGDGSVVDDVSKLPQAKYTFEVLAQDSGYVSNIVADEIGVASMLLGAGRATKDDIIDLAVGLVLNKKVGDKVEKGESLVTIYANQEDVKNVESKILDNITISNEQVQPTLIHKVITD; translated from the coding sequence ATGAGAATGGTAGATATTATTGCTAAGAAACGTGACGGGAAAGAATTAACTAAAGAAGAAATTGAATTCTTTGTAAAAGGTTATACTTCGGGAGATATACCAGATTATCAAGCATCTAGTTTTGCTATGGCAATATATTTTCAAGATATGACAGATAATGAAAGAGCATATTTGACGATGGCTATGGTTGAATCAGGAGATCAAATTGATTTATCAGATATTGAAGGTATAAAAGTGGATAAACATTCAACTGGTGGTGTTGGTGATACAACGACACTTGTATTAGCACCTTTAGTAGCTGCGTTGGATGTACCTGTAGCTAAAATGAGTGGTCGCGGATTAGGACACACTGGAGGAACAATCGATAAATTAGAAGCGGTTGAAGGATTCCATGTTGAAATAACTGAACAAGAATTTATTAATTTAGTAAATAAAGATAAAGTTGCTGTAATAGGTCAAACAGGGAACTTAACACCAGCTGACAAAAAGCTATACGGATTAAGAGATGTAACGGGTACTGTTAACTCTATACCACTGATCGCTTCTTCAATTATGAGTAAAAAAATTGCTGCTGGCGCAGATGCAATTGTTCTAGATGTTAAAACAGGGGCTGGCGCTTTTATGAAGACAATAGAAGATTCAGAACTGTTAGCTCATGCAATGGTTAAAATAGGGAATAATGTTGGTAGAAATACGATGGCTATCATTTCAGATATGAGTCAACCGTTAGGCAGAGCAATCGGTAATGGTTTAGAAGTGAAAGAAGCAATTGAAACTTTAAAAGGTGAAGGTCCTGAAGATTTAACGGAATTAGTTTTAACACTTGGTTCACAAATGGTTGTTTTAGCTAAAAAAGCAGAAACGTTAGATGAAGCTCGTGAGAAATTACAAGAAGTCATTCAAAACGGTAAAGCTTTAGAAAAATTCAAAGTATTTTTAGAAAATCAAGGTGGAGACGGTTCAGTTGTTGATGATGTATCGAAATTACCACAAGCGAAATATACTTTTGAAGTATTAGCACAAGATTCAGGTTACGTTTCAAACATTGTAGCAGATGAAATTGGTGTTGCATCAATGCTTTTAGGTGCAGGTAGAGCAACGAAGGATGATATAATTGATTTAGCAGTCGGTTTAGTTTTAAATAAAAAAGTTGGAGATAAAGTTGAAAAAGGTGAATCACTTGTAACCATTTATGCAAATCAAGAAGATGTAAAAAATGTTGAATCTAAAATTTTAGATAACATTACAATATCTAATGAGCAAGTTCAACCAACTTTAATCCATAAAGTGATAACAGATTAG
- a CDS encoding Dps family protein — MNNNKEVIEVLNKQVAEWTVLYTKLHNYHWYVKGPNFFSLHEKFEELYNEASVYIDDLAERILAIDGKPIATLKEALEWSVIEEAENNLTANQMVEQLSKDFTTVIAQLEEGIQLAEKADDDMTGDMLLAMVTSLEKHNWMLKSFLG, encoded by the coding sequence ATGAATAACAATAAAGAAGTAATCGAAGTATTAAACAAACAAGTAGCAGAATGGACAGTATTATATACGAAATTACACAATTACCACTGGTATGTGAAAGGACCTAACTTCTTCTCACTACACGAAAAATTTGAAGAATTATATAACGAAGCAAGTGTTTATATTGATGATTTAGCAGAACGTATTTTAGCAATTGATGGAAAACCAATCGCAACTTTAAAAGAAGCGTTAGAATGGTCAGTAATCGAAGAAGCTGAAAATAACCTTACAGCTAATCAAATGGTAGAACAATTATCAAAAGACTTCACAACTGTTATAGCTCAACTTGAAGAAGGTATTCAATTAGCAGAAAAAGCAGATGATGACATGACAGGTGATATGTTATTAGCAATGGTAACAAGTCTTGAAAAACATAACTGGATGTTAAAATCATTCTTAGGATAA
- a CDS encoding FAD-linked oxidase C-terminal domain-containing protein, whose amino-acid sequence MEELFTALKQHLDDGRVSKEVADLASYSFDASFGEFMPDIICQPLSTEEVVHIVKLSNEYDVPIYPRGSGTSLSGGPLAVNGGIVLDFSRWDNEITVYEDDLMMEVSPGVITEKIHQVAESYGLMYPPDPSSSRVSTIGGNLAENAGGPRCLKYGVTKDYVVGLEVVTANGDVINCGGHTVKNVTGYDMTKLIVGSEGTLGIITKATLQLIPKPIDTKTAMLQFDDFVTSGKAVSKILRSGILPSKIEIMDKYCVDAVLSIHPIENVTADAESVLLVELDGHPLALEAEMEMIEKTCEALPGCKVTIAQDKEQASELWEVRKLVSPAIVKFGPTKISEDTSVPISQIPAFFEEIERIRQEYDLNLVVFGHAGDGNLHPNIITDKRKPEEMKRAEEAVAEIFKASLKLGGTLSGEHGIGLFKKPFMYNEFDEAGMNFMKDVKKALDPNNRLNPGKIFPDEHERFVLVHDD is encoded by the coding sequence GTGGAAGAATTATTTACTGCATTAAAGCAACATTTAGATGATGGGCGAGTTTCTAAAGAAGTTGCGGATCTTGCGAGTTATAGTTTTGATGCTTCGTTTGGTGAATTTATGCCTGATATTATATGTCAGCCTTTATCTACAGAAGAGGTCGTACATATTGTTAAATTGAGTAATGAGTATGATGTACCGATTTATCCGAGAGGTAGTGGTACGAGTTTAAGTGGTGGACCACTTGCTGTTAATGGTGGGATTGTATTGGATTTTTCTAGGTGGGACAATGAAATTACGGTATATGAAGATGATTTGATGATGGAAGTTTCGCCTGGTGTGATAACTGAAAAGATTCATCAAGTTGCTGAATCGTATGGTTTAATGTATCCGCCAGATCCTTCTAGTTCTCGTGTTTCAACAATTGGTGGAAATTTAGCTGAAAATGCTGGTGGACCGAGATGTTTAAAGTATGGTGTTACTAAAGATTATGTAGTTGGTTTAGAAGTTGTAACGGCTAACGGAGATGTTATCAATTGTGGTGGACACACAGTGAAGAATGTCACGGGTTACGATATGACGAAATTAATTGTAGGCTCAGAAGGTACGCTCGGTATTATTACGAAAGCGACTTTACAACTTATTCCTAAACCAATTGATACTAAAACAGCGATGTTGCAGTTTGATGATTTTGTCACTTCGGGTAAAGCCGTTTCTAAAATATTAAGATCAGGCATTTTACCTTCAAAAATTGAAATTATGGATAAATATTGTGTTGATGCAGTGTTATCTATACATCCAATAGAGAATGTGACAGCAGATGCAGAATCAGTGTTGCTCGTTGAACTAGATGGTCATCCACTTGCTTTAGAAGCTGAAATGGAAATGATAGAAAAAACTTGTGAAGCGCTGCCTGGTTGTAAAGTTACGATTGCACAAGATAAAGAACAAGCTTCTGAATTGTGGGAAGTGAGAAAACTTGTTTCGCCAGCAATTGTTAAATTTGGCCCAACTAAAATTAGTGAAGATACGAGTGTTCCAATTAGCCAAATTCCTGCATTTTTTGAAGAAATTGAACGTATTAGACAAGAATATGATTTAAATTTAGTCGTGTTCGGACATGCAGGGGACGGTAATTTGCATCCGAATATTATTACGGATAAACGTAAACCAGAAGAAATGAAACGAGCAGAAGAAGCGGTAGCAGAAATTTTTAAAGCTTCTTTAAAATTAGGTGGTACGCTAAGTGGCGAACACGGTATCGGATTGTTTAAAAAGCCATTTATGTACAATGAATTTGATGAAGCGGGCATGAATTTTATGAAAGATGTGAAGAAAGCATTAGACCCAAATAATCGTCTGAATCCAGGTAAGATTTTTCCAGATGAGCATGAAAGGTTCGTGTTAGTTCATGACGACTAA
- the rbsC gene encoding ribose ABC transporter permease (functions to transport ribose at high affinity; forms a complex with RbsA2C2B): MQQITAKTSFVEKIIPFIGLILLVVVISILNSAFLDLSNLLNLFRQVSINGLIAFGMTFVILTGGIDLSVGSILALSSAFTAILITSGLDPILALIIGVLGGFLLGVFNGVLVTFGKMAPFIATLATMTIFRGLTLVVTDGNPITNLGNSYMFQLFGKGYFFGIPVPAVTMVIVFVILMIILQKTTFGRHTYAIGGNEVASKISGIKVNKVKILIYGISGLMSALAGAILTSRLNSAQPTAGTSYELDAIAAVVLGGTSLTGGKGRIVGTLIGVLIIGVLNNGLNLLGVSSFYQQVVKGIVILIAVLIDRKK; the protein is encoded by the coding sequence ATGCAACAAATCACAGCTAAAACATCATTTGTCGAAAAAATCATTCCATTTATAGGACTTATTTTATTAGTGGTCGTTATTAGTATTTTAAATTCAGCATTTTTAGATTTATCAAATTTACTCAATTTATTTAGACAAGTATCCATTAACGGTTTAATTGCATTTGGTATGACATTTGTAATTTTAACTGGCGGTATTGATTTATCAGTTGGATCGATACTCGCTTTGTCGAGTGCATTTACAGCAATTTTAATTACAAGCGGATTGGATCCAATTTTAGCACTTATTATCGGTGTACTTGGAGGATTTTTATTAGGTGTATTCAATGGTGTTTTAGTTACTTTTGGGAAAATGGCACCATTCATCGCGACATTAGCAACGATGACAATATTTAGAGGTTTAACGTTAGTTGTAACGGACGGTAATCCAATCACGAATTTAGGCAATAGTTATATGTTCCAACTGTTCGGTAAAGGATATTTCTTTGGCATTCCCGTACCAGCAGTGACGATGGTTATTGTATTTGTGATTTTAATGATTATATTACAAAAGACGACTTTTGGTAGACATACATACGCTATTGGCGGAAATGAAGTCGCGTCTAAAATTTCAGGAATTAAAGTTAATAAAGTAAAAATATTAATTTATGGTATTTCAGGATTGATGTCAGCATTAGCGGGTGCTATTTTGACGTCACGTTTGAACTCAGCGCAACCTACAGCAGGAACATCTTACGAACTTGATGCAATTGCTGCTGTCGTTTTGGGTGGTACATCATTAACAGGCGGTAAAGGACGAATTGTCGGTACGTTAATAGGGGTATTAATCATTGGTGTTTTAAACAATGGATTGAATTTATTAGGTGTATCATCATTCTATCAACAAGTCGTAAAAGGTATCGTTATTTTAATTGCAGTACTTATAGATAGAAAAAAATAA
- the deoC gene encoding deoxyribose-phosphate aldolase, whose amino-acid sequence MSLAKYIDHTALKPDTTLEQIDALLSEAKEYGFKSVCVNPTHVAHASKVLEGSDVLVCTVIGFPLGATTSEVKAFETEDAIKKGANEVDMVINIGALKDGRDEDVKRDIESVISAANGVTTKVIIETSLLTDAEKVRACELALAAGADFVKTSTGFSTGGATAEDIKLMRETVGPDLGVKASGGIRSYEDVKTMIDNGATRIGASAGVKILKGESSDSDY is encoded by the coding sequence ATGTCATTAGCAAAATATATCGATCACACTGCGTTAAAACCAGATACAACTTTGGAACAAATTGATGCATTATTATCAGAAGCAAAGGAATACGGATTTAAGTCTGTTTGTGTTAATCCAACACATGTCGCTCACGCAAGCAAAGTACTAGAAGGTTCAGATGTACTCGTTTGTACTGTTATAGGATTTCCTTTAGGTGCAACAACAAGTGAAGTTAAAGCATTTGAAACAGAAGATGCAATTAAAAAAGGTGCAAACGAAGTAGATATGGTGATTAATATTGGCGCTTTAAAAGATGGACGCGATGAAGATGTTAAGCGTGATATCGAAAGTGTTATAAGTGCAGCAAATGGCGTGACTACAAAAGTCATTATTGAAACTTCTTTATTAACTGATGCTGAAAAAGTAAGAGCTTGTGAATTAGCTTTAGCAGCAGGTGCAGATTTCGTTAAAACTTCAACAGGCTTTTCAACTGGTGGCGCTACTGCTGAAGACATTAAATTAATGAGAGAAACAGTAGGTCCAGATTTAGGCGTTAAAGCTTCTGGTGGTATTCGTTCATACGAAGACGTTAAGACGATGATTGATAACGGCGCAACTCGTATTGGCGCATCAGCAGGCGTTAAAATATTAAAAGGTGAATCTTCTGATTCAGATTACTAA
- a CDS encoding sugar-binding transcriptional regulator, which translates to MDLQKNKDSIKIAKLYYQDGLSQETIAKKLEISRPTVSRLLNHAKEHGFVTVKIDDPYQDAESLASLLKTKFNLKDCIVEHASHNDYVNVQSAIGKRTAEYLNKIVKNGDKIGVSWGKTMYQVSQFLEPSLLKDISVVQLKGGISFSHVETKSHQILERFAQAFNATPRDLPLPVIFDVKEVKQMVEKDRHIKSILEQGRQVDTAIFTVGTVRDSSLLFKLGFFNEEEKEQIKQTAVGDICSRFYNRNGEVANEAINNRTIGIELESLKEIENTILVAGGAHKIEAIKGALKGDLSNILITDQYTAQALLD; encoded by the coding sequence ATGGATCTTCAAAAGAACAAGGATAGTATTAAGATAGCAAAGCTTTATTATCAAGATGGATTGAGTCAAGAAACGATTGCTAAGAAGCTTGAAATTTCTAGACCTACTGTTTCAAGGTTGTTGAATCATGCGAAAGAACATGGCTTTGTCACAGTGAAAATTGATGACCCGTATCAAGATGCTGAAAGTTTAGCTTCGTTATTAAAAACAAAATTTAATTTAAAAGACTGTATCGTTGAACATGCGTCACACAATGATTATGTAAATGTACAAAGTGCAATAGGCAAAAGAACTGCAGAATATTTAAACAAAATTGTTAAAAATGGGGATAAGATTGGTGTCAGTTGGGGTAAAACGATGTATCAAGTGTCACAGTTTTTAGAACCTAGTCTATTAAAGGATATAAGTGTCGTACAGCTGAAAGGTGGTATTAGCTTTTCTCATGTAGAAACGAAAAGTCATCAAATACTTGAAAGGTTTGCACAAGCTTTTAATGCAACGCCAAGAGATTTACCATTACCTGTTATATTTGACGTAAAAGAAGTAAAGCAAATGGTTGAAAAAGATAGACATATTAAATCTATTTTAGAACAAGGTAGACAAGTAGATACTGCAATATTTACAGTTGGAACGGTTAGAGATTCATCACTTTTATTCAAATTAGGCTTTTTTAACGAAGAAGAAAAAGAACAGATTAAACAAACTGCAGTTGGTGATATTTGTTCGAGATTTTATAACCGCAATGGAGAAGTTGCAAATGAAGCTATTAATAATCGAACGATTGGTATTGAACTTGAATCGTTAAAAGAAATAGAGAATACGATTTTAGTTGCAGGAGGCGCTCATAAAATTGAAGCCATTAAAGGTGCACTAAAAGGGGATTTAAGTAATATTTTGATAACAGATCAGTATACTGCTCAGGCGTTATTAGATTAA
- a CDS encoding (Fe-S)-binding protein: MTTNLVDKLDYDATFDCVQCGFCLPSCPTYLTMKEEKHSPRGRINLVKYAVEGKADLKDLEEAIDLCLGCRQCETVCPTNVQYGDIYESAVEVLRKNRNKKMDTQLMSIFLERNYMLTAMYKGLKIYQLPFVTKVLDKTKALNILPDRLGNFATILPPVKKEKPQKYKPFRTKQTTVGFFRGCMMDAFFSNINDLAIKILKAHDIQVIEIKQQTCCGALQQHAGDMDKAKQLAKLNIEALEHYDVDYYVNAIGGCGASLIEYDHLLKSDDAWRNRAKDFVEKVRDISVMFEHLNLNLYKSINTVATYQPSCHLQNVQHVFKEPEKIIKQIKGLDYKVLPEKDICCGSAGIYNIVNYKESMDILDRKMGHVKEVEPSLIITSNPGCHLQMLLGVKNEGLEDKIKVKHIVEVVAEACGVE, translated from the coding sequence ATGACGACTAATTTAGTAGATAAACTGGATTATGATGCAACTTTTGACTGTGTGCAATGTGGATTTTGTCTGCCTTCATGCCCAACTTATTTAACGATGAAAGAAGAAAAGCATTCGCCACGAGGTAGAATTAATTTAGTTAAATATGCTGTTGAAGGAAAAGCGGATTTAAAAGACTTGGAAGAAGCAATAGACTTATGTTTAGGGTGTAGACAATGTGAAACAGTTTGTCCAACAAACGTTCAATACGGAGATATTTATGAATCTGCAGTTGAAGTACTCAGAAAAAATAGAAACAAAAAAATGGATACGCAATTAATGTCTATCTTTTTAGAAAGAAATTATATGTTAACTGCAATGTATAAAGGTTTGAAAATCTATCAGTTACCATTTGTAACGAAAGTTTTAGATAAAACGAAAGCATTGAATATATTGCCTGATAGATTAGGAAACTTTGCTACAATATTACCTCCAGTGAAAAAAGAAAAACCACAAAAATATAAACCATTTAGAACGAAACAAACAACAGTAGGATTTTTCCGAGGTTGTATGATGGATGCGTTCTTTTCAAATATTAATGACCTTGCAATTAAAATACTTAAAGCACATGACATTCAAGTGATTGAAATTAAACAACAAACTTGTTGCGGTGCACTTCAACAACACGCTGGTGATATGGATAAAGCGAAGCAATTAGCAAAATTAAATATCGAAGCACTTGAACATTATGATGTAGATTACTATGTGAATGCGATTGGTGGTTGTGGCGCTTCACTCATCGAATATGATCATTTATTAAAATCTGATGATGCTTGGCGTAATCGTGCTAAAGATTTTGTAGAAAAAGTACGAGATATTTCTGTTATGTTTGAACACTTGAATTTAAATTTATACAAATCGATTAATACAGTAGCAACATATCAACCATCATGTCATTTGCAAAATGTACAACACGTATTTAAAGAACCTGAAAAAATAATAAAACAAATTAAAGGTCTAGATTATAAAGTATTACCTGAAAAAGATATTTGCTGCGGGTCAGCTGGTATTTATAATATCGTGAATTATAAAGAATCTATGGATATTTTAGATAGAAAAATGGGGCATGTTAAAGAAGTTGAACCAAGTTTAATTATTACTTCAAACCCAGGTTGTCACTTACAAATGTTATTAGGTGTGAAAAATGAAGGATTAGAAGATAAAATTAAAGTAAAACATATTGTAGAAGTGGTTGCAGAAGCATGTGGAGTTGAATGA